The Altererythrobacter sp. Root672 genome includes a window with the following:
- a CDS encoding elongation factor G, giving the protein MDAIGSGARVIALVGPASAGKTSLAEALLHAAGAMPRLGSVEAGTSLGDASAEARARGGSTELNLMRFSWAGDDYIILDAPGSVGFAAEVEAALDIADLALVVLPPEPERAALAEPLLRDIEARGVPHAIFVNKIDKAHGTLEDLLQSLEPVSKAALVARQIPIRKGEEVIGFVDLALDRAYKYRAGQASELVPLPPELEEAEGKARFHMLEQLADHDDVLLEQLLSDETPDLATVFGDLKRETAEGLVVPVMFGSAINGFGVRRLLKALRHDTPSASATAERLLIDGPVVEVFKVSNETAVGRLSLARIFGKPLNEGTELNSSAGDGHRAGALFGIHGGSTIRLKKGEPGDVVGIAKADAVHAGHRLSEGAAPTAPEQRARRTANSALSIGVKDHKDEVRLSTALAKLLEEDLGLSCETNEETHETLLRGINEEHLALALDRLKRRYGLPIDAKQAAVVIRETIRKSATQRGRHKKQSGGHGQYGDVVIEVRPQPRGEGFRFEEKISGGVVPKQWIPAVEHGVRDAMLKGPLGHPVVDVAVTLLDGSYHSVDSSELAFRMAGRIAMSEALAASAPYLLEPIDQVTIATPGSATSRITSALASHRARVLGMTPREGWSRWDTIEAMVPEAELAALHKDIRALSQGMATYDAHFDHLEEVNGRLAEAIVQRASEPA; this is encoded by the coding sequence ATGGATGCCATCGGCAGCGGTGCGAGAGTCATCGCGCTCGTCGGCCCCGCAAGCGCTGGAAAGACCAGCCTGGCAGAGGCTCTGTTGCACGCGGCGGGCGCCATGCCCCGGCTCGGTTCGGTGGAGGCCGGTACCTCGCTGGGCGACGCCAGCGCCGAGGCCCGAGCGCGCGGCGGATCGACTGAGCTCAATCTGATGCGTTTCAGTTGGGCGGGGGACGACTACATCATCCTCGACGCGCCCGGCTCGGTCGGCTTCGCGGCCGAAGTCGAAGCGGCGCTCGATATCGCCGACCTCGCTTTGGTGGTGCTGCCCCCCGAACCCGAACGCGCGGCCCTCGCCGAACCCTTGCTGCGCGACATCGAGGCCAGAGGCGTGCCGCACGCGATCTTCGTCAACAAGATCGACAAGGCCCACGGGACGCTCGAAGATCTCCTGCAATCACTCGAACCGGTAAGCAAGGCCGCCCTGGTCGCCCGCCAGATCCCGATCCGCAAGGGCGAGGAGGTGATCGGCTTCGTCGACCTCGCACTCGACCGCGCCTACAAATACCGCGCCGGCCAGGCTTCAGAGCTGGTCCCGCTGCCGCCCGAGCTCGAAGAGGCCGAAGGCAAGGCGCGGTTCCACATGCTCGAACAGCTCGCGGACCATGACGATGTCCTGCTCGAACAACTGCTGTCCGATGAAACGCCCGACCTCGCGACCGTGTTCGGCGACCTCAAGCGCGAGACCGCCGAGGGACTGGTGGTCCCCGTCATGTTCGGCTCGGCGATCAATGGTTTCGGCGTGCGCCGCCTGCTCAAGGCTCTGCGGCACGACACGCCGTCCGCCAGCGCGACAGCCGAACGTCTGCTGATCGACGGGCCGGTGGTCGAGGTGTTCAAGGTCTCCAACGAAACCGCGGTCGGCCGCCTCTCGCTCGCCCGCATCTTCGGCAAGCCGCTCAACGAAGGCACCGAGCTCAACTCGTCGGCCGGCGACGGCCATCGGGCAGGGGCCTTGTTCGGCATCCACGGCGGGAGCACGATCAGGCTCAAGAAGGGCGAACCGGGCGACGTCGTCGGGATCGCCAAGGCCGACGCGGTCCATGCCGGGCACCGCCTGTCCGAAGGCGCCGCGCCCACGGCGCCTGAGCAACGCGCCAGACGCACCGCCAACTCCGCGCTCTCGATCGGGGTCAAGGACCACAAGGACGAGGTCCGCCTCTCGACCGCCCTGGCGAAGCTGCTCGAGGAAGACCTGGGCCTCTCCTGCGAGACCAATGAGGAAACCCATGAAACCCTCCTGCGCGGAATCAACGAGGAGCACCTCGCCCTGGCGCTCGATCGCCTGAAACGCCGCTACGGCCTGCCTATCGATGCCAAGCAGGCCGCGGTCGTGATCCGCGAAACGATCCGCAAGAGCGCGACCCAGCGCGGACGGCACAAGAAGCAGTCCGGCGGGCACGGCCAATACGGCGACGTGGTGATCGAAGTGCGCCCACAACCGAGGGGCGAGGGCTTCCGCTTCGAGGAGAAGATCTCCGGCGGCGTGGTCCCCAAGCAATGGATTCCGGCAGTCGAGCACGGCGTGCGCGATGCCATGCTCAAGGGGCCGCTCGGACATCCTGTGGTCGACGTGGCCGTGACCTTGCTGGATGGCTCGTACCACAGCGTCGATAGTTCCGAGCTGGCGTTCCGCATGGCTGGACGGATCGCGATGTCCGAAGCCCTCGCGGCCTCGGCACCTTACCTGCTCGAACCGATCGACCAGGTGACCATCGCCACGCCCGGCAGCGCCACTTCGCGCATCACCTCGGCGCTCGCCAGCCACCGTGCTCGAGTGCTCGGGATGACCCCGCGCGAAGGCTGGTCACGCTGGGACACGATCGAGGCCATGGTGCCCGAGGCGGAACTGGCGGCGCTACACAAGGACATCCGCGCCCTGAGCCAAGGCATGGCGACCTACGATGCGCACTTCGATCACTTGGAGGAGGTGAACGGAAGGCTGGCCGAAGCGATCGTCCAGAGGGCC
- a CDS encoding SDR family oxidoreductase: MSILQGRVAVVTGASSGIGEACAVSFVEKGAKVVLAARRVERLAALVERIEAMGGEALAVATDVTSEAAVDNLFAQAVERFGTVDVVINNAGIADSTPVDEMSLETWEQVLSTNLTSAFLCSRAAFRVMKGKGRGRILNIGSISARVPRPHSPAYAASKWGLDGLTRSLAIDGREHNIAASIFHPGIVATEIAPGAVKLPENFAASPKDIADVIVHMCDIPDHLNFYEGMVVQIDLPFFGRG, from the coding sequence TTGAGCATTCTGCAGGGCCGGGTCGCGGTCGTGACCGGCGCCAGTTCGGGAATCGGTGAAGCCTGCGCGGTTTCGTTCGTTGAGAAGGGCGCCAAAGTCGTGCTCGCCGCCCGCCGGGTCGAGCGCCTGGCCGCGCTTGTCGAGCGCATCGAGGCGATGGGCGGCGAAGCGCTCGCCGTCGCCACCGACGTCACCAGCGAAGCCGCGGTCGATAACCTCTTCGCCCAGGCGGTCGAGCGCTTCGGCACGGTCGACGTGGTGATCAACAACGCCGGCATCGCCGACAGCACCCCGGTCGACGAGATGTCGCTCGAAACCTGGGAGCAGGTGCTCTCCACCAACCTAACCTCGGCGTTCCTGTGCAGCCGCGCGGCGTTCCGCGTGATGAAGGGCAAGGGCCGTGGGCGGATTCTCAACATTGGCTCGATCTCGGCCCGCGTGCCGCGGCCGCACAGCCCGGCCTATGCCGCGAGCAAGTGGGGCCTTGATGGCCTCACCCGCTCGCTCGCCATCGACGGGCGCGAGCACAACATCGCCGCCTCGATCTTCCACCCCGGCATCGTCGCCACCGAGATCGCGCCGGGCGCGGTCAAGCTGCCGGAGAACTTCGCGGCCTCGCCCAAGGACATCGCCGACGTGATCGTCCACATGTGCGACATCCCCGACCACCTCAACTTCTACGAAGGCATGGTCGTGCAGATCGACTTGCCGTTCTTCGGGCGCGGCTGA
- a CDS encoding alpha-hydroxy acid oxidase produces the protein MKADLACYNIADLRKRARRRLPHGIWEYLERGVEDEAGMARNQAAFEQVTFRPRVLRGVQAIDTSAQIFGQSTPLPLALAPTGAAGLMWYQGDLALAQAAAKAGLPFTISSASTMDLEQIAVAGGRLWFQLYFWENRSLSFDVVQRAHELGCEALFVTLDLPVPPNREYIHRNGFGTPFQLNARNTLDVLTHPRWLAGVMGRYTVSGGIPTQANLPDRLRAKVTKGAPPGALFKQDDLDWDGIKELRDRWPGKFILKGVLHPEDARQALALGADGVVVSNHGGRALDSSIASIEALPEIVSAVGGKMTVFLDSGVRRGSDIVKAVALGADAVLVGRAPLYGLAAAGEAGVLRALDLFRAETTRTMAMLGARSLDEVRALLD, from the coding sequence GTGAAAGCCGACCTCGCCTGCTACAACATCGCGGACTTGCGCAAGCGTGCCCGGCGCCGCTTGCCGCACGGCATCTGGGAATACCTCGAGCGCGGGGTCGAGGATGAAGCCGGCATGGCGCGCAACCAGGCCGCGTTCGAGCAGGTGACCTTCCGCCCGCGCGTGCTGCGCGGGGTGCAGGCGATCGACACGAGTGCGCAGATCTTCGGGCAGAGCACCCCCCTGCCCCTCGCGCTCGCGCCGACCGGAGCGGCCGGGCTGATGTGGTATCAGGGTGACCTCGCCCTCGCCCAGGCAGCGGCCAAAGCTGGGTTGCCTTTCACGATCTCCAGCGCCAGCACGATGGACCTTGAGCAAATCGCGGTCGCCGGTGGGCGGCTGTGGTTCCAGCTGTACTTCTGGGAAAACCGCTCGCTGTCGTTCGACGTGGTCCAGCGCGCGCATGAACTTGGGTGCGAGGCGCTGTTCGTCACGCTCGATCTGCCGGTTCCGCCAAACCGCGAGTACATCCACCGCAACGGCTTCGGCACCCCGTTCCAGCTCAACGCGCGCAACACGCTCGACGTGCTGACCCATCCCCGTTGGCTGGCGGGCGTGATGGGCCGCTACACCGTGAGTGGCGGCATCCCGACCCAAGCCAACCTCCCCGACCGGTTGCGGGCCAAAGTCACCAAGGGCGCGCCTCCGGGGGCGCTGTTCAAGCAGGACGATCTCGACTGGGATGGGATCAAGGAACTGCGCGACCGCTGGCCCGGGAAATTCATCCTCAAGGGTGTGCTGCACCCCGAGGACGCCCGCCAGGCGCTCGCGCTCGGGGCTGATGGCGTGGTGGTTTCCAACCACGGTGGCCGCGCGCTCGATTCCTCGATTGCCTCGATCGAGGCCCTGCCCGAGATCGTCTCCGCCGTTGGTGGGAAGATGACGGTGTTCCTCGATAGTGGCGTTCGGCGCGGGAGCGATATCGTCAAGGCCGTCGCGCTTGGGGCCGATGCCGTGCTGGTCGGGCGTGCGCCGCTCTACGGCTTGGCGGCTGCCGGGGAGGCAGGCGTCTTGCGGGCGCTCGACTTGTTCAGGGCGGAGACCACGCGGACGATGGCCATGCTAGGCGCGCGATCGCTCGACGAAGTCAGGGCGCTGCTCGATTGA
- a CDS encoding M48 family metallopeptidase, which produces MRKLLIAAAALACGSQAVAQEGGSLDALLQQDVRLATIAERLMGANHELCRQQMPLTGLIMHSRDQYPKGGQDSAFVNGAIAVSALVPGSPAAAVLEPRDGLAVIGAVPTSGLKAEGKSPVRDAAFEALADQPPQGPMQLKIVRQGQEQAVSLGARPGCRVLVEIRVADGLNGQSDGRVIQVNYGLATVATNDELAVVFAHELAHVVLEHRRRLKAAGVDKGFFGEFGRNQQLNRQVEVEADRMAVHLLANAGYDPSIAPKFWRSSLGQRTSGGLTRSRVYPSPEARAELIEREIADYLGGGTGPSYPGHLLVRRDQPFEN; this is translated from the coding sequence ATGCGCAAATTGCTGATCGCCGCCGCCGCGCTTGCCTGTGGTTCGCAAGCCGTGGCGCAGGAGGGCGGCTCGCTCGATGCGCTTCTGCAGCAGGACGTTCGGCTCGCGACGATTGCCGAGCGGCTGATGGGTGCCAACCATGAGCTTTGCCGACAGCAGATGCCGCTGACCGGCCTGATCATGCACAGCCGCGACCAGTACCCCAAAGGCGGCCAAGACTCGGCCTTTGTGAACGGGGCGATTGCGGTGTCGGCCTTGGTCCCGGGTTCTCCGGCGGCCGCCGTCCTTGAGCCGCGCGACGGATTGGCAGTCATCGGTGCGGTGCCCACTTCCGGGCTGAAAGCGGAAGGTAAGTCGCCCGTGCGCGACGCCGCGTTTGAGGCTCTGGCCGATCAGCCTCCCCAAGGTCCCATGCAGCTGAAGATCGTGCGCCAGGGGCAGGAGCAGGCCGTGTCGCTCGGAGCCAGGCCCGGATGCCGCGTACTGGTGGAGATCAGGGTTGCGGATGGACTCAACGGCCAGTCAGACGGCCGGGTCATCCAGGTCAATTACGGCCTGGCGACGGTCGCCACCAATGATGAACTGGCCGTCGTGTTTGCCCACGAACTTGCCCATGTCGTGCTCGAACACCGCCGCCGCCTCAAAGCGGCGGGAGTCGACAAGGGCTTCTTCGGTGAGTTCGGGCGCAATCAGCAGCTCAACCGGCAAGTTGAGGTCGAAGCCGACCGAATGGCGGTGCATCTGCTCGCCAACGCGGGCTACGATCCCAGCATCGCACCGAAATTCTGGCGTTCGAGCCTTGGGCAGCGCACCTCGGGTGGGTTGACGCGCAGCCGGGTCTATCCCTCGCCAGAGGCGCGGGCGGAGCTAATCGAGCGTGAGATCGCCGACTATCTCGGCGGCGGTACGGGACCGAGTTATCCGGGGCACTTGCTGGTGCGGCGGGATCAGCCGTTCGAGAATTAG
- a CDS encoding flavin reductase family protein has product MTEASQNREDLLDSFRSAMRHVAATVYAVTTGHGGDRYGILATAVSSLSFDPPSLLVCVNRTASLHAPLATAETFCVNVLGLGNRDVAEHFMKDRALDRFAVGAWEEAYGVPVLATAQSSIVCRRVHCHDFGTHSIFIGELLAATHREDATPLTYYDRQYIDISQAPGRGCAQS; this is encoded by the coding sequence GTGACTGAAGCCAGCCAGAACCGCGAGGACCTCCTCGATTCCTTTCGTTCCGCGATGCGGCACGTGGCCGCGACCGTTTATGCGGTGACGACCGGACATGGGGGCGACCGCTATGGCATTCTGGCGACGGCGGTAAGTTCGCTGAGCTTCGATCCGCCCTCGCTATTGGTCTGCGTCAATCGCACCGCTTCGCTGCATGCGCCGCTGGCCACGGCGGAGACGTTTTGCGTCAACGTGCTCGGGCTCGGCAATCGCGACGTGGCCGAGCATTTCATGAAGGATCGTGCTCTGGATCGGTTCGCGGTCGGTGCGTGGGAGGAGGCTTATGGCGTTCCGGTCCTCGCCACCGCGCAGTCGAGCATCGTCTGCCGCCGGGTCCATTGCCACGACTTCGGCACGCATTCGATCTTCATCGGTGAGCTGCTTGCGGCAACCCATCGCGAAGACGCGACGCCGCTGACTTATTACGACCGTCAGTACATCGACATCAGCCAGGCGCCGGGGCGCGGCTGCGCTCAGAGCTGA
- the ribB gene encoding 3,4-dihydroxy-2-butanone-4-phosphate synthase — protein sequence MNASIIDRVRDLVSQGRMTRAGLARAAGLHANTLRDCTEPTWNPTADTLGKLDRFLSANDDTPILVPIEQIIDEARNGRMFILVDDEDRENEGDLIIPAQMATPDAINFMATHGRGLICLALGQPRVETLGLQPMSRTNRSRMETAFTTSIEAREGVTTGISAADRARTISVAIDASKGSDDIVSPGHVFPLVAREGGVLVRAGHTEAAVDISRLAGLNPSGVICEIMAEDGTMARLDDLMRFGRMHGIKIGTIRDLIAYRRRHDHLVEKRAESRFTSLWGGDWRAISFYNKATKGETMALVKGHIDPAKPTLVRMHALSVFDDVFAHDTERQGMLEGAMRIIGEEGAGVVVLINRPSPGHASSAIRALDRDRSDPADDADMPSEQRDYGVGAQILAELGVHDMVLLTNTRHSLVGLEGYDLSIVGERPIGPA from the coding sequence ATGAACGCTTCAATCATCGATCGAGTCCGCGACCTGGTCAGCCAGGGCCGGATGACGCGGGCGGGCCTCGCTCGGGCCGCTGGCCTCCACGCCAACACCCTGCGCGACTGCACCGAGCCGACCTGGAACCCGACTGCCGACACGCTCGGCAAGCTGGACCGCTTCCTCTCGGCCAACGACGACACCCCAATCCTGGTGCCGATCGAACAGATCATCGACGAAGCGCGCAACGGCCGCATGTTCATCCTGGTCGATGACGAGGACCGCGAGAACGAGGGCGATCTGATCATCCCGGCGCAGATGGCGACGCCCGATGCGATCAACTTCATGGCCACTCACGGCCGCGGGTTGATCTGCCTCGCGCTCGGACAGCCGCGGGTCGAGACTCTGGGCTTGCAGCCGATGAGCCGCACCAACCGCAGCCGCATGGAAACCGCCTTCACCACCTCGATCGAGGCGCGCGAAGGCGTCACTACCGGCATCAGCGCGGCCGATCGGGCGCGGACCATCTCCGTCGCCATCGACGCCAGCAAGGGCTCGGATGACATAGTCAGCCCCGGCCACGTGTTCCCGCTCGTCGCTCGCGAAGGTGGCGTGCTGGTGCGGGCCGGCCATACCGAAGCAGCCGTCGACATCTCGCGCCTCGCCGGGCTCAATCCCTCGGGCGTGATCTGCGAGATCATGGCCGAGGACGGCACGATGGCGCGGCTCGACGACCTGATGCGCTTCGGCCGCATGCACGGCATCAAGATCGGCACAATCCGCGATCTGATCGCCTATCGTCGGCGTCACGACCACCTGGTCGAAAAGCGCGCGGAGAGCCGCTTCACCAGCCTGTGGGGCGGCGATTGGCGCGCGATCAGCTTTTACAACAAGGCGACCAAGGGCGAGACCATGGCGCTGGTCAAAGGCCATATCGACCCGGCGAAGCCCACGCTCGTGCGGATGCACGCGCTGTCGGTGTTCGACGATGTCTTCGCTCACGATACCGAGCGCCAGGGCATGCTCGAAGGCGCGATGCGGATCATTGGCGAGGAAGGCGCGGGCGTGGTCGTCCTGATCAACCGCCCCTCCCCCGGTCACGCAAGCAGCGCTATCCGGGCGCTCGACCGCGACCGTTCCGATCCAGCAGATGATGCCGACATGCCTTCTGAGCAGCGCGATTACGGCGTCGGTGCGCAGATCCTGGCCGAACTGGGCGTGCACGACATGGTCCTGCTGACCAACACCCGGCATTCGCTGGTCGGCCTCGAGGGCTACGACTTGTCGATCGTCGGCGAGCGGCCCATCGGTCCGGCGTGA